A genomic stretch from Physeter macrocephalus isolate SW-GA chromosome 12, ASM283717v5, whole genome shotgun sequence includes:
- the LOC114487283 gene encoding keratin-associated protein 10-8-like — MHSIYMDNSGTPESCAVQQLRVFQAHALRAKEVSLNTPPTSSGASWPLAFDPRPHLGSKWTPNCPCSTGGSCSCAGSCTCKACRCTSGKKSCCSCCPVGCAKCAQGCVCKGALDKCSCCA, encoded by the exons ATGCACTCCATTTACATGGACAACAGTGGCACCCCTGAGAGTTGTGCAGTGCAGCAGCTCAGAGTGTTTCAGGCACAT gccttaagagcaaaagaGGTTTCTCTCAACACGCCTCCCACCAGCTCAGGTGCCTCTTGGCCGCTTGCTTTCGACCCCCGGCCTCACCTGGGCTCCAAATGGACCCCCAACTGCCCCTGCTCCACTGGCGGCTCCTGCAGCTGTGCTGGCTCCTGCACCTGCAAAGCCTGCAGATGCACCTCCGGCAAGAagagctgctgctcctgctgccccGTGGGCTGTGCCAAGTGTGCCCAGGGCTGCGTCTGCAAAGGGGCCTTGGACAAGTGCAGCTGCTGTGCCTGA